GATGTTGGGATAGAGGAGGCATTCCACAGTACACCGTGTGCCTCGTTTCAGCGTGTATACATAAAATCGACTGTGACATCTTGACTGTTGGCGTGATGTAATGTAGCCTCATGACAGTGCAACTGGTGAGAGGCAGGGGTTCTTTTATACTGGTGTATAACGGAAGATCCTGTGATTCTGAGAAGATGGAGTAAAGGAGTGAAGAATGAAGTATAATGTCTAGCAGCTGAAGAACAAGATCTTTTTCCTATAAAGGAGCCCCAAATATTTCAACTTGTGGGCCTTAATATGCTATAAATGACAGAGgagctgttgctgttttaaTCCAGTTTGAATCCACAGTGTTTGGTCTGCTGCAGAGGTCATCCATATGACtgttttgacatactgtattaacacattggacttaATATCACGCAAAAAACATAGAATCCAAGTAGAATTTCAGACACTTTGAAAGTGTCAGGGGTCATAAAAGTTATACCTGTGAACTCACTGAACATATTCACTTGAGTGAATATGTTCAGTGAGTATATGGACACTTTTCCAGGTAACTTGGTTATAGTTATGACACAATAGTTATGGTTGCATAATGAGCATATTTAGCAAAGTTAGCCTGTTTGTTTccacaaatataatttttttgcaCACCTTCTGCTTTGCACTTTTGGTTCTGTTATTAAATGgtttaaacacattttcccactttcagtccattttcaaataattcgtatgacaaaaatgtttttctgcaaTGTTTCAGAATCTTAATTCAGTTCAAGTTATGGGAGGCAAAATACACAGTCGCCGTGATATGCTGAAATGTATTCACGTATGAAGGCATCTGACTGAGagcagtgaatgaatgaatggatgaatgaatgaatgaatgattccACTATAGTCACTATAGCTATATATTCACTGAACATTTTATCTACTGCTTTTCATTTTGGATTGTAAACATGGGACAAAGGGATCTCTGTTTAAACTGAGCAACGTTTTAGTGTTTAATGATTTGATCcatgttctttattttttttatattgtgatATGTAATatattgttaaatattaaatagtTTTAATTATACTGCCCTGTAAGAAGTCAGCATATAAAGCAGTTTGTTCATTATGCATTGCTTTGTAGCTGACAGTCACTTAAGTCACTTGCTTGAAAGTTGAGATAAGTACAACTTGCTGTTAGTCTCTTCTTGCAGCCACACACCTTTAAAAGCCTGAACCCTTGTCTGTAAGGAGGTCATCTGCTGGCTTTTTCCTGTGGGTGGAATTTTACTGGGGCAGATTGGGTCCGCTTATCTCCTTGGGGGAAATGGTCTCTACAGATCAGTGCACTGTGTTTCTGAGCAATGGTCTCCTTCAGACTAACAATGCCCCATCATCCACAGGGCATGATAGATCACTGAATGGTTTCACAAGGATGAGTCAGTGAAATGCTATATGTTTAATAACGTCACAGTCAGCAGATCTTAATCAAGTTGAACACCTTTTGGGCCAATGTGTTGGTCCATCATCAAAATCATCAAAGCACTAAATGTGACTCCTGTACTGAGAATAAGAAAGTTAGCCTGTATAACTGTGCACTGAGTAAAAAAATATAGATATGACATCACCCCTCAGCATAAGCATTGCTCAGGAGACAGATCTCAGCTCACATTTGATTATATTTGGAACTGCGGTGACCTTTTCCTTATTTGAACAGTCTTATTCTCTGGCAGTACATTAACTCACTCCAGCACACTGCCAAGGAGACACAAAACCCCTTGTCTTCAAGGTCAGTTTATAAATGACACAGACATCAGAGTCTGGAAAGCACCTCCATGTTTTGGACTTTAGCTCTGTGATATGACCGGAtccaggaagcagcttacagtTGTTCAGGTCTCTGTTTGCAGCCTGTAACACGTGGTGATGCAAATGAGGGTGTTTTGTGCATGCTGTGGTGTCTTGCAGCGGCTTTGACATTTCGAAGCCTTCGGTTTCTTGGCTCAGTCAAATTACAGAGGGCATTCACATGCATCCCTGTGGGAGCCAGTGTGCAGTCAGAGGGATTAAACAGGACTGTTGGCACTGCAACCCGCGTCTTGTGCCGCCCTTGTCCTTGTGGAGCGAAAAGCGCATGCAGGCTGCCTGCCTAATGTTAGCCTCACTAGCAGCCTCCTCTTCCCACTTCATTTCACCTTATTTTGGCTGCTGCATCAGCATCAAGGTGATACTTCAGTATATGGTGTCTGTATGGTGCTCTGATTCCCACTGTGCTTCTTCTGTGACATTTTGTCATGGGAAATGGCATTAAGCATTCTTTATGAGCTTATTGTGcagaaagggatttttttttgttgttgttgttgaagggaataaagaaaaaaccttTTCCTCAGCATTCATCATGACCTGCTTGCTTTCTCTTTGAGTTCAGTGTATATATTTGCATATAAACAATAAATTTATCTCCCTTCTGTTTGCAGTTGCTGCTTATACATGTTAACTTTGTTCCTACCAATATGGTTCATccaaaaccctttttttttttttttttttttggtttttctttttgttttcttaataaataaataatatgccACCCATAAAGCCTTTTTATGTGCTCTACCTGACTTAAGACAGTCTTGATAAGAAGCTGTCAAAGTGGGAAACATGGATTTTTGCCTCCAGGCCTAATTGTGTAAAGAATGACCTACAAATTCAggctaagtttaaaaaaagaaaacaaaaaaagctttgtGTCTCAATATCTGTCTTACGAGTGAGATAGCAAAAACACTTCTCTCTGACATTCCCATAGTTGAGCTCCCATCTTTTTAATATTCTAAGGATTGCAGTTTGTGAAAGAAAACAGTAAACGTGATAGAGACATTATAGCCAGTTTAATTTTTAACCTGTTAAAATGTGCATAGGGGCTTGGCTTCTGTCTTTGGAAAGATAAATATTaatctgtttgctttttttggtcAGTTTTATATGTGACAGTGTGAGAGTTTCCTGTTGTTGCTTCCATTAATTATTTTGTAAGCACCTGAAGTCTTTAtcaatttaatttctttttcttttcttttttttttttttttaaactagcaAACTTAAAGCAGTCATTAGCGACTATATTACATCCTGTTTAAACTGTTATTCTAGTAACCCAAACCATTCTGGATGCAAATTTTAGTCGTTTGAAGGCTCATGAAGCCACTGTAGTGTCTGTTAGAATGAATAAAATACAGTTACAGTGATGAAAAATCTTTAACATcaaacaaaaagtcaaaatagcACGATTATGCAGCAACTGGATTACAGGTCTCGCGCAGAGCAATATTTTGGGTTtgagtgacagcagctgtgtaaATGAGTCAGTGGCATTTATAAAAGTAGAACTGTAGCATGAGAATTGTGACGCTAACTCGGGTGATAAATGCTGTGATCATTACATTGTACATCCCAACCAGCAACATCCTGTCCTGGTCTTCATGTggagaaaaataattaaataagatGCTTCAGCTTCCAAAAGCTTGGACTTAGATTGCCATGTTACGACAGACTGTAAGTCCAGCTGATGTAACTCTTCTTTattctctgcagcagctgttcatTGCTGCATTTTGAACTGTCTATATTGTGCCTGTGTGTATTCAGTCAGTTTGATCACAAAGAGTGACCCTATTGGCAGTGACATATTGTACTTGCATGGATGTCAAAAATAGCCCAGGGAGTCTGCTCAGCTCCTGCAGAACAGAGACAGCATGCAAGAAACTCGGGGAGAGCGGGAGTGCAACAACAAgagagcaaaaaacaaaagtgcaaATCTTGTACGACAGTAACAGgagcaaaatgctgcagtgaacaAGATAAAGGGCAGTATTGGAAAAAGGTTAGAGCAGTGATACATACATTGTGAGATATAAATGGGTCCTGACCTAGGAAAGAGGATggcacgcaaaaaaaaaaaagatgtcttcAGGCTGTGCACTGTGTTGTTCATGACACCTTGTATGAATTTCTGTGTGGTGTCTGTATGCTCTTAGTTTAGTCTGACCTGATTTAGTTTAGAAGGCCTGCTCTAGAGAGGGGACAATTCAGTCCAaatcttccctttttttttcctctttttctatATACAGCATGGCATACCAAAGTATAGATTCAAATtagtcctcttcctcctcctctgggtACATGCATCTGCAAAAATGAGGAATAACATATTAGGTAATTGATTATTGTGGAAACTGTTATTGTAAGCAAGTTAAGCTAGCCTTCAAGTAGGTATTTAGCATGCTAGTTGCCTCGTGTCTGCAGGCAGCTGCTTGCTATTAGCCGCTGGTTTGATTTTGAGTCTCTCAATGACTCACTTGTTCTCTCAGTATGCAGATGAGTAGAGTTGAAAGCAATAGTcttgttcttttctctgtgcCTCCTCACACTGTAATTTGTCTTTACATATAGAAAGAAGGTGACAGGGGATGTAAGGTTAGAAAAGTGTCTCATTTGTTCACCAAGGTAAACAGCTGCTATTCCCAAAGGTGAGAGCTGAGATCTGCTCAGATGAATCACCAGATTGTGTTGCTTTCATGAAGAGCACTGCAGCCATGTAGGTCTGATATTGATTTCGTAACTATACCATTGCTGTCTTTTGTGTCCTGTATTCTTAATTAGATAATTGCTTGCAGCAACcatgactttttcttttctttttaaattgactttgtgatgtttgtattttaacttttgtcttttatcttctccccttttttcatctcttttttcCCTTAAGTCTGCTCCTTGCGGCGGATGTCTCGTCGCCTCCCTCTGAGGTCGGAGGTCAGTTGGAGTCAGGAGGTGGGTCCTAAGTAGCAGCAGTGATGCGGGCTTCAGTGGCAGGCTGCAGGATGAGTGTCGGTGCACTTGTTAATGGACTGCTGGTCTCTGTGGTCGCAGCACTACTTTGGAAGTATACCAAGCTGAGTGAGCATGCTGCCCTGCTGGAGGAAGAGCTGCATATGACACAGCAGTCTCAGGAAGTCTCGCAGGCCCGTATCGACTACCATGTTGCCCTGCAGGCTCTTCAGGAACACGGCACCCGCATGGTCTGCACTGGCAAGATGCATACCGACCGCATCTGCCGCTTTGACTACCTCTGTTACTGCTCTGAGGCGGAGGAGTTTGTGTTCTTCCACTCCAATTCCTCGGTCATGCTACCTAACCTGGGGTCTAGGCGCTTCCAACCTGCCCTGCTTGACTTGTCTTCAGTAGAAGATCACAATACCCAATATTTCAACTTTTTAGAGCTCCCAGCTGCTGCTTTAAAGTTTATGCCCAAGCCTGTATTTGTGCCAGATATAACACTGATCCTAAATCGGTTTAATCCCGATAACCTAATGCATGTATTCCATGATGACCTCCTCCCAGCCTATTATACCATGAAGCAGTATTCAGATTTGGATGACGAGGCTCGTCTTGTATTCATGGAGGGCTGGGGCGAAGGCCCACACTTTGACCTCTACCGACTTCTCAGCAGCAAGCAACCGCTTCTCAAAGAACAGCTTAGGAACTTTGGAAAGCTCATGTGTTTTACTAAATCTTATGTTGGCTTGTCCAAAATGACTACCTGGTACCAGTATGGGTTTGTTCAGCCGCAGGGACCCAAAGCCAACATCTTGGTCTCAGGCAATGAGATCAGGCAGTTTGCCAGAGCACTTATGGAGAAAATGAACATTACAAgggtggaggaggcagagaaggatGGAGGAAGCTCAGAAgatgagaaggagaaagagaagaaggatGAATACATTGTTGTGTTCAGTCGTTCAACAACAAGACTCATACTGAATGAAGCAGAGCTAATCATGGCGCTGGCCCAAGAGTTCCAGATGAGAGTGGTCACAGTGTCCTTGGAAGAACAGTCTTTCCCCAGTATAGTCCAGGTGATCAGCGGTGCTTCCATGTTAGTCAGCATGCATGGAGCTCAGCTTATCACCTCGCTCTTCCTCCCTAGAGGCGCTGCCGTGGTGGAGCTGTTCCCTTTTGCTGTGAACCCAGAGCAGTACACTCCATATAGAACCCTTGCCTCTCTTCCAGGCATGGACCTTCATTATGTCTACTGGAGGAACACTAAGGAGGAGAATACTGTCACCCACCCAGAAAGACCCTGGGAACAAGGAGGCATTGCTCACTTGGAAAAAGAGGAGCAGGAGCGAATTCAGGCAAGCAAGGATGTCCCCAGGCACCTTTGCTGCCGCAACCCTGAGTGGCTCTTCCGGATTTATCAGGACACTTTGGTGGACATCCCAACCTTTCTGGAAGTCCTCAGAGAAGGCATGAAGACCAAGCCCAGCTTAAAAAAGGCCAAGGTAGCCAGCACAGTCCATCCGGGCCGGGTCAGAGAACCCAAATGTCAAACTTCAGTACAAACCACCAATGAGGCTAAACTAACAGTCTCTTGGCAGATCCCGTGGAATTTGAAATTCCTGAAAGTTAGAGAGGTGAAGTACGAGGTGTGGATCCAAGAGCAGGGAGAGAACACCTACATGCCTTATATCCTTCCCCAGCAGAACTATACTTTTTCAGAGAACATTAAGCCCTTCACCACTTACCTGGTGTGGGTTAGGTGCATCTTCAACAAGAACCTCTTGGGCCCTTTTGCTGATGTTCTTACATGCAGGACCTAGTACGAACACAAGGCCAGATTGTTTGTGTGCTGTTTCACACTGTTCCAGACAATCGGTTTGGAACAGGGGACTGCTGGATTACAGTTTGTAAAGTGGGAAATGGTAAATGTCATAAGTTGTGGTTCTGAAATCTTAGAACAGGCTGTTGCATGGTGCTGCTTCCATGCCGAGCCCAGGATGAACTGCAAAAGACTTTGAAGCACAGGGTCAGAATTTAGCAGTAACAGCCGATATCGAATGAAAAGTTTATTGCTTTTACTTTAGAAAGAAAGTGCTAAACTATGTCTCTTCTGAAAAAAAGTAGAATTCAGATTTATTTGttgaaaaataatatataaaatgttttgtgtatTAGTCAAAACACTGGTTCTTTACCTTTTACAGTATGCAATGCAGTTTCTCTGTAAGGAGCAAAAAGAGATTTTagaaaaagatgtttttttttttttttttttataaaatggtTTCTGACTCGTCCAATGtggtgtgtgcgcgtgtgcgcgtgtgtgtgtgtttgcgtgcgtgcgtgtatgtgtgtattacCTCTGtccatttggaaaaaaaaatattcaggcCTAATATTAAAGATTATGTAATTTAATTGCACAGAAACTTTTAATTCTATCTGTTTTACGTAGTTTAAATGTAAAGTAATAAACATAATGTATATTTGTCGGTCAATGTTTAATAGTCTTCCatggttttaattaaaaataattaagtgCTGTTTTTCCATCTAATTACAGAAACTCTTTCATTTATGAATAACACATTTCACATTATATTTCTATCACATTTAGTTatcacattacatttattaCTTGATGTTAAGACTATGCAATCCAAGTGGAATTAAAACTGAtatgcaattaaaatgcataTTATTTTCTAATATCAGGCCTAAATATCTTTGTGGTTTCTTTTACCTACCGATTGTTACATTCCATACAGTCATTTTCAGAATCTAGCCAAAACCAAAGCAACTTTTTCCACATGGTTTCAGCCAGTTATCGTTCATGTCAGCCACTGCAAGGTATAGATCTCTTGAAATTTCAAGATTTGCTAAGAACTATACAGTTTAACACCCTGCTTCCAACATAGTTATGAAGGACTTGCATAAAGTAAGCGTTTTCATAATGCAACAGTAATCAGAGTTAAGATGTGCCATTTCCGAACATGTCATGGAGAACTGCATATCTTTAGGTTCGTTCCTTTTATGTAATATTTATAGTACCACAGTGCCCGGTAACAAATCATTTCCATCTGTTTTCCTGCTTAAATAAGTTCCTGCATAAATAATGAATTTTTCTCTAATTGGCTCTAATTACAACTGTAATGTTATAATTTTCTCTGGAGTGTATATCTGTTACACCAGGCTGTAATTAGCATTAAGCAGTTTCCCCTGCTGTATCCAGCAGTTCGCTGCTGGACAGTTGGATTTCACTGCCTTGTGTAAAAAGCATTTTCATTGAGCTAACAAGGTTATTTTGTAGCTTAGTATTTCACCGCCTCATGTGAACTTCTGTTAATTAGGATAAAATTCCCAGTTATGTGTCTTTTAACTTACATTCCTCTAAGGTTTTTCTGGCTTGTATAAGGAAGTTTAATATTGAATTTTAGCTGGAAACAACAGACCTCAAAAGCTGCCTGTTAAGCTTGTTTTAGTGTCATTTGCAAATGAAATGCTGCTCGTGGGTAGCTCGAGTCCAGAAATGTATCGTTACATGCTTAAATTGGAGGAGTTACCATGTGGTAGTAGGAATGTAGCAAGAGATGTTTTATGAAATGGCAAAAACACTGCCATCAGCATTAGGAATTATATCGTTAAGATGATGTCACCACTTTTCTTTACTGTAAACTTTCTAATATCCTCCCTGCAATGTTGTGGCTGCTGTTCCCTTTGGACTTCCTCTTCATACCTTTTTAAGGTTTCCTCCATTTTTCATATGCAATTGTTTCTCATTGCATGTTTAAGAGATTATTTTAAGCAACTGCTGTGTGTGCAGGATGTGATGGATTAGATTTGTATGTGTTAGTATTGTTGATTACATTTGTGTATCTCTGTATGTGCCGAGTAAAACACAACTCTCTGTTTTCTAttagcaaatactttttttttcagtgagtgTGATTGAATAAAGAAGCATATTTCTTAAAGtatctgttttctttcagtggtATGTGCCATAGATCCGTGAAACATCAGTCGGGTAATATTATCAGCTGGTACAGGTCTTGTTTTTCAAAATATCAATATTCAGTCAGGATTTCAGGGAAAtgtcttttaatatttttgatgaCTTCGTTTCCCTAGAAAGAATTGTTTAGGAGATGCAGATTGTTTAAATATATCAATTAATAtgatagaataaataaatacacacgtTACAGCAGCTGTGGTCATCCAGATCAGACCCAGAACTCCCAGCACCATCAGTAGACACAGATTGCTTTTTGAAGGCCTCCCCAAATAGTGAGACCTAACCAAAAATCCTTTACATTCCCCAGACCTAATCCAAAATAATGTTAGACATCTAGACAATCTGGCATTGTTTCAGCACTGAAGCTGTGGTTGCAGGCGATAACAGAAACTTGGTACCTGCATGGTTCACACAAATTGAAGTGAAAAATTAATTGTAAGCTAAGTAAATCAGTGAGCTGTAGAGATTAATGTTCTCTGGCAATGTGCCTCAAATCCAGAGTGGAGCTGTTTTTGATTCATAAAAGGGTAATAATATATTTCTAGGGAAATATTATTATTGCTGAGGTATGGCAATAAAATGGCCTTTAAGCCAACATCATTGTGTTCTTGTCTGTAGTTGCAATTTGCACCATAACCATGATCCATCTTACAGGGTTATGGGTATGTTTTTGGCATCTCTTATCAACAAAATAAGAGAATTAGGGATGCAGGGATGATCTCAGACAGCTCTGCAACAGCGTCTCTTCTTCTAGCACTCAAAAGCCTCAAAACCAATAAAGCTGTTAGCCAACAGCTAAAGTTTTTCCTCTTTAGAAGTGTTGGCAACAGAAGGAGAGATTGATGTAAAGCCACCCATCGACTTTCCCCCAGATTGATGGCTTTTAGCTGGGTGTGATAAGTAATGGCTCTAATAATAATCAATATGAATGTATGGAAATTGATCTTTTTTGTCTGCCCACACAGAGGTCAGGAGTCACAATCATCTGCAAAGCAGTTGTTAGGGATTCAGTGTattgctcaaggacacttgaGCAGTGCAGATCCCTGCTGAAGTGGGGTTCTAGCTTGATCCCATTAGAGGGAAGCAAATGAATTGTCCACAGTTTCATAAGATAAGAGTACAGGGGAAAATCAGGAGTCTGCACTGTGAGTTAAACCGTTTCAATTACCACCatcatttaataattaattttgcTGAACCACTTATTCTTGTTCAGGGCTACTGTGGCCTGGAGCCAGTCCCAGCATGCATCTGGAAGAAACAAGGAAGAATCCAGCAATGCTTGTCAGTATTTTCTGTAGAACTAACCACAGTCTGCAGTCGCGTTTATTTGATCTAATTGGACTGTGGGTGAGAAACACAAGCTATCAAACGTTGCACCTGAAGCCGGCAATCAGACAGCTCTTTGTggtgctttcctttttttcaaagtaaaattacagtttattattacttttagtTCGGGATATTAGTCCTAATGCTTCTAATCTGCAAAGTTATTGGTGAGACCTGGGAATATGATGATGATCATACAGCCaagcctgacacacacacaagctgaaaGAATATTTTTCTTCCACATTATTTAACAATATCTGAAATATTGTAAATTATTACAGAGGGGATGGTTTGCTTTGTATAGAAGTagtagtacacacacacacacatatgatatatatatgtatgtatgtatgtatgtatgtatgtttatgAGAGATACTGTAGTGGCTTCTTTATGCTTTATGCCACAGTGTGCTGTGGAGGGAGGGAGAAGGCAGCACTGACAGAGACAGGATGAGACTGAACAAACTGTTTAAGAGagccagctctgtcctgggCTGTCCACTGGACTCCATCGAGGAGGTGGCAGACAGAAGGATGCTAGccaagctgacatccatcatagTCAATCCCTCCCACCCCCTCCACCACGCTGTGAAAtccctgagcagctccttcagcacAAGACTCTGACATCCCCAGTGCAGGAAAGAGTGATACTGCAGATCATTCCTGCCCACAGCCATCAGACTATATAATCAGAACAGAATAATGTCCATAGAAATGCAAGAAACCACATCACTTATCAATGCACCATGTTTTTTCTGTTGTCTCTGACTGAAATAGGTGGTTCTCAGATTTAGTGTGGAAGAAGAGTCAAATGGTATGTCAAACACCACCTTTTTATGTGAGAACCTGAAGCAGAAAGTgtgagaaaacagagaaagtTAAACACATATTCATCCAGGCCTCTTTCTATGCACTCTCACAGCTACACAGCCACACACGTGCATCAGGAGCAAGTTAAGGTTTGGTTTCTTCCCCAAGGACTAGCATTAGCCCGCTTTGCATCATGACCCGTGACTGCCCCAAGAAGAAGGCTtttcaaaaatattcaaatataacAAACCTAAGGTCAACTTCCTGGAAATTTGGCACACTTTACTAAGCCTCAGGTTTGGTTCTGTTGGACCTTTAGTTACTAGCTGGCTGGTTTAGGCTTTTCCCAGTATTATGGATGCAGTAAAAGCTCACCCAGTGTGCTTAGTTTTTTTGTTAGTAAAAAAGGCTCCTTTTGTAAAATTGTGGACACATGAGTAGAAGTCAAAGATTACCTCCAATCTGTTTTAATATTAGTAAAGGCAGTTGCACAAAAATGAACTAAGATGATAAGGATTTGCATAGGTAGAGAGCAGGCTTCAGTTTCAGGACAATCAAAGGCCCCTCACACAAAGGCCCTGACTGTGGGTGCACAAAAATCAGAAATTTGGGACTTCAAAGGTAGAAAATATCTTTGATGTGAAATTTCTGAAAACAAAAGCTAATAACTAGTGTCATAAAAATAGCTAAAATACCCTAAGTTCTCATTCAATAGACTGAAGCCAAGTGAGAGATTGTTAAAGATACTGAGAATACATCTCCTGCTATGTACTCACTAATAAATTATGCAATCAAGCAGGGTCTAATGTATGCACGGCTCTGAGCAGCTGATGGCCAGCCTATTTTTGCAACAAGGCAGGTGCTATAACGCTGTATATTTTCCAGTGCAGATAATGAAATGGTTCTTCCCAACAATTGCAGGGACTCTACAATGTGTGATAGTTTTTAAGTGAAATATTTTCTGGACAATCTCTTGTTGATCTGTTAACCTtgatgcctgttttttttttttttgacaggttAATTCATCTGGTTTTTGTGATAAGAGTTAATTAGACCAACTTCTCTTAGAAATGAGAGACAATTTAGGTTTTCTTTATATCACATGTAGTGGTCCAGACTTAAATACTTCATGGTACAATATATATGGTTTACTGTAGTATTCTGGTCACCATGTTTTCAGAAAGCATATTGTCCAGAAGACATGTTAGGTACAGTTAAGTACAGTGACCCTCTCCAAGACAATGGGCCAGTTTGCCCAGTCAGAGCTGAGATTTTGCCCGGCTCCTCTCTTTAATTCCTGTGGTCGTCTCTGCTCCCAAGGCTATTTTCTGCCAGCTTAACCATGGAGACAAGATGCCACCTGACAGGTGCAGATGTGCAAGCGGCCGGATTAAGTGACATTGGCCTTCCCTTGAGTGGATGGGCTGTAGGTGTGTGATACAAAGCTTCACTGAGATTCAGCAAACATAATAAATTaatattctttaatatattaaatgagcAAATGATTTCATTTGTACTTGTTAAGCCTTTTCATAGTAATTTATCTGAAAGTAGACCGGATTAATTTAACTCCAAACAGCTTTGATCTAAGCTGTCCACGAGACACTTTTGGTcgttctcttctcttcttctgtgcAGAAATCTTGACTGTAAAGGCTCAGCCACACATTAGTTTCTTTGTGTAGAAGAAAATGCACACTGTCTTTTTACCAGTATTAAACTTGTAAAACAAGGCATTTGTTTTTATACAGTGTGCACAGTGTACTTGGATAAGCAGTTAGGAAAATGGATGatctaattattattatta
This window of the Archocentrus centrarchus isolate MPI-CPG fArcCen1 chromosome 16, fArcCen1, whole genome shotgun sequence genome carries:
- the pomgnt2 gene encoding protein O-linked-mannose beta-1,4-N-acetylglucosaminyltransferase 2; this encodes MRASVAGCRMSVGALVNGLLVSVVAALLWKYTKLSEHAALLEEELHMTQQSQEVSQARIDYHVALQALQEHGTRMVCTGKMHTDRICRFDYLCYCSEAEEFVFFHSNSSVMLPNLGSRRFQPALLDLSSVEDHNTQYFNFLELPAAALKFMPKPVFVPDITLILNRFNPDNLMHVFHDDLLPAYYTMKQYSDLDDEARLVFMEGWGEGPHFDLYRLLSSKQPLLKEQLRNFGKLMCFTKSYVGLSKMTTWYQYGFVQPQGPKANILVSGNEIRQFARALMEKMNITRVEEAEKDGGSSEDEKEKEKKDEYIVVFSRSTTRLILNEAELIMALAQEFQMRVVTVSLEEQSFPSIVQVISGASMLVSMHGAQLITSLFLPRGAAVVELFPFAVNPEQYTPYRTLASLPGMDLHYVYWRNTKEENTVTHPERPWEQGGIAHLEKEEQERIQASKDVPRHLCCRNPEWLFRIYQDTLVDIPTFLEVLREGMKTKPSLKKAKVASTVHPGRVREPKCQTSVQTTNEAKLTVSWQIPWNLKFLKVREVKYEVWIQEQGENTYMPYILPQQNYTFSENIKPFTTYLVWVRCIFNKNLLGPFADVLTCRT